One segment of Coffea arabica cultivar ET-39 chromosome 7c, Coffea Arabica ET-39 HiFi, whole genome shotgun sequence DNA contains the following:
- the LOC140003928 gene encoding uncharacterized protein yields the protein MEENSNSIAEMKNGNDDHGWKTVTYQKKNKKQPQNQQQVRSAAAGGGAGGSDRRSDVFRVIEEHSEERHRKWLEDRKAAAAAMEDHSVVIDDVEEVSDGDEAPVQNGAPEEKKTKPKKPKKPKVTVAEAASKIDAADLTSFLADISVSFETQQDIQLMRFADYFGRAFAKVSGSQFPWMKILKESPVAKMVDLPLSNVSDDVYKTSTDWLNQRSVEALGSFVLWSLDSIISDIALHQGSTKGAKKVVQQAASKSQVAIFVGLAMVLRRKPDVLISLLPSLKENAKYQGQDKLPVLVWVITQACQGDLVVGLFLWVHFLFPMLSGKSNSNPQSRDLILQVVERISSSPKARTILLNGAVRKGERVVPPSSLDLLMRATFPANSARVKATERFEAVYPLLKEVALSVSSGSKAMKQITQQMLPFAIKAAGEGIPELAGEASNLFIWCLTENPDSCKQWDNIYMENLDASVVILKKLCDEWKIHAEKHSVVDPLKTTLRSLIVKNEKALASDEKDAARQATLKDAQKHCKILLGRVSRSNGCLKAFVILSIAVAVGAAFVSNDLKSFDLKKLLVDLNLS from the exons atggaagagAATTCAAATTCCATTGCTGAGATGAAGAACGGAAACGACGATCATGGTTGGAAAACGGTGACGTATCAGAAGAAGAATAAGAAACAGCCGCAAAATCAGCAGCAAGTGAGGTCAGCTGCGGCGGGAGGAGGAGCTGGAGGTTCCGATCGACGGAGCGATGTTTTCCGGGTGATCGAGGAGCACTCCGAGGAGAGACACCGGAAATGGCTGGAGGATCGAAAAGCCGCCGCCGCAGCTATGGAGGATCATTCCGTTGTCATTGACGACGTCGAGGAGGTTAGCGACGGTGACGAGGCTCCAGTGCAGAATGGCGCCCCGGAAGAGAAGAAGACTAAGCCTAAGAAGCCTAAGAAACCGAAGGTTACTGTTGCTGAGGCTGCTTCGAAGATCGACGCCGCTGATCTCACCTCTTTCCTTGCTGATATTTCA GTTTCCTTTGAGACGCAGCAGGATATACAGCTGATGAGATTTGCAGATTATTTCGGACGTGCATTTGCTAAAGTGAGTGGGTCCCAGTTTCCATGGATGAAGATACTTAAGGAATCTCCTGTTGCAAAGATGGTTGAT CTCCCTCTCTCCAACGTGTCTGATGATGTGTACAAGACATCAACAGATTGGCTTAACCAGCGATCTGTTGAAGCGCTTGGCTCTTTTGTGTTGTGGTCACTCGATAGCATAATATCTGACATTGCACTTCATCAAGGCTCTACCAAAGGAGCTAAAAAGGTTGTTCAGCAGGCAGCTTCAAAATCTCAG GTTGCCATTTTTGTCGGCTTGGCAATGGTATTGCGACGTAAACCTGACGTGTTGATTAGTTTGTTGCCATCACTGAAGGAGAATGCTAAGTATCAGGGGCAAGATAAGCTTCCTGTTCTCGTGTGGGTTATCACTCAG GCTTGTCAAGGGGATTTGGTTGTTGGACTGTTCCtgtgggttcattttcttttccctaTGCTTAGCGGGAAATCCAATTCTAATCCGCAATCCAGAGACTTAATTTTGCAGGTGGTTGAGAG AATTTCCTCCTCACCAAAGGCTCGAACCATTCTACTTAATGGTGCAGTCAGAAAGGGAGAACGTGTGGTTCCTCCATCCTCACTTGACCTTTTGATGAGAGCCACCTTTCCAGCAAATTCAGCCAGAGTAAAG GCAACTGAGAGGTTTGAAGCTGTGTATCCTCTTTTGAAAGAGGTAGCTCTTTCTGTTTCCTCAGGAAGCAAAGCTATGAAGCAAATCACTCAGCAAATGCTGCCCTTTGCCATTAAAGCTGCCGGAGAAG GTATTCCTGAATTAGCAGGAGAAGCGAGTAACTTGTTTATTTGGTGTTTAACTGAGAACCCTGACTCTTGCAAGCAATGG GATAACATCTATATGGAAAATCTTGATGCAAGTGTCGTCATTCTGAAAAAGCTGTGTGATGAGTGGAAGATTCATGCGGAGAAACATTCTGTGGTTGACCCTCTAAAGACAACTTTAAGAAGTTTGATAGTGAAG AATGAGAAGGCATTGGCTAGTGATGAGAAGGATGCTGCTCGTCAAGCGACCTTGAAAGATGCTCAAAAGCACTGCA